In the Enterococcus saigonensis genome, one interval contains:
- a CDS encoding IS256-like element ISLgar5 family transposase, whose protein sequence is MNDFTTEILKTLANKGDLNELFRVHLEKAVNTLLKTELTAFLDYEKYDRIGFNTGNSRNGSYDRTVKTEYGELHLQIPRDRNGEFKQQTVPAYRRTNDTLEETVIHLFRKGITMSEIADLIEKMYGHYYTPQTMSNITKSFTEEVTAFKGRELHDRYAAIYMDATYIPLKRKTVAKEAIHIAVGIRPDGSKEVLSYAIAPTESITIWEEILLDLQERGLKNVLLFITDGLKGMVGAISRFYPKARFQHCCVHVSRNISHKVRVDDRKEVCDDFKMVYQASSKEVALEARGAFAEKWKTSYPKVVESILSNDHLLTFYDFPLAIRKSIYSTNLIESFNKQIKKYSHRKEQFQNEESMERFLVSSFDTYNQKFLGRSHKGFQQAEGELEQMLSQLIEN, encoded by the coding sequence ATGAACGATTTTACTACAGAAATTCTAAAGACTCTAGCGAACAAAGGCGATTTGAATGAATTATTCCGTGTCCATTTGGAGAAAGCAGTCAATACGCTTCTCAAAACGGAGTTAACGGCTTTCCTAGATTACGAAAAGTATGATCGCATTGGTTTTAACACGGGTAATTCTCGTAACGGCTCCTATGACCGTACGGTCAAGACCGAGTATGGGGAACTTCATCTCCAGATTCCGCGCGACCGCAATGGTGAGTTCAAGCAACAGACTGTTCCTGCTTATAGACGGACGAATGACACGTTAGAGGAGACCGTCATTCACCTCTTCCGAAAAGGTATTACCATGTCGGAAATCGCAGACTTGATTGAGAAAATGTATGGGCATTACTACACGCCCCAAACCATGTCCAATATAACAAAATCATTTACAGAAGAGGTAACGGCGTTTAAAGGGCGGGAGCTTCATGACCGTTATGCTGCTATTTATATGGACGCAACGTATATTCCGTTAAAGCGGAAAACCGTCGCCAAGGAAGCTATTCATATCGCAGTTGGCATTCGCCCGGACGGATCAAAGGAAGTATTGAGCTATGCGATTGCACCGACTGAATCCATCACGATTTGGGAGGAAATTTTATTGGACCTTCAAGAGCGCGGTTTGAAAAATGTCCTCCTGTTCATCACGGATGGCTTAAAGGGGATGGTAGGAGCGATTAGTCGGTTCTATCCCAAAGCTCGTTTTCAACATTGTTGTGTACACGTTTCCCGTAATATCAGTCACAAAGTGCGTGTCGATGATCGTAAGGAAGTCTGTGATGATTTTAAAATGGTGTATCAAGCCTCATCTAAAGAGGTGGCGTTGGAAGCACGTGGTGCTTTTGCGGAAAAATGGAAAACCAGCTATCCAAAAGTGGTTGAATCGATTCTTTCGAACGATCACTTGCTCACTTTCTATGATTTCCCCTTGGCCATACGCAAGAGTATTTATTCTACGAACTTGATTGAATCCTTTAATAAGCAAATCAAGAAATACAGCCACCGCAAGGAACAGTTCCAAAACGAAGAGTCGATGGAACGTTTCTTAGTCTCGTCTTTTGATACTTACAACCAAAAATTCCTAGGTCGCAGTCATAAAGGCTTTCAACAGGCCGAAGGCGAACTTGAACAAATGCTAAGCCAACTGATTGAGAATTAG
- a CDS encoding amidohydrolase family protein — protein MKSIDLHTHYLPKGYVAALEKHIPGNPDGWPTPSWRIEDTLELMEKQDIEYSVLSLSSPHINFGSRNETIELAEEANELGKELSEKYPDQIGYFASLPLPYVNETLKAIKRATNKQKALGFTVPTNSRGAYFGSEVFDEVYEQLNEQNAIVALHPNQPQLPLNATIDLPIPLMGFFFDTTMTILKLFQTHFFEKYPDIKLIVPHAGAVMPILTDRVAGYFRNVEGIDVYDISKKLYFDTAGRVLPRQLPALMTLADSNHIVYGSDAPYTDRKSVELLHQELIQTTLISEEEKQKIFYQNGNMLLNRPFK, from the coding sequence ATGAAGAGTATTGATTTACACACACATTATTTACCAAAAGGCTATGTAGCTGCTTTGGAAAAACATATTCCAGGAAATCCAGATGGCTGGCCAACACCAAGTTGGAGAATTGAAGATACGTTAGAGTTGATGGAAAAACAAGACATTGAATATTCAGTGTTATCACTTTCTTCTCCTCATATTAATTTTGGTTCACGCAATGAGACCATTGAATTGGCAGAAGAAGCCAATGAACTAGGAAAAGAATTGTCAGAAAAATATCCAGATCAGATTGGCTATTTTGCGTCATTACCATTGCCTTACGTTAATGAAACGCTAAAGGCGATAAAACGAGCAACCAATAAACAAAAGGCATTAGGATTTACGGTCCCTACCAACTCAAGAGGAGCGTATTTTGGTTCAGAAGTATTTGATGAAGTATACGAACAATTAAATGAACAAAACGCAATTGTTGCGCTACATCCGAATCAGCCACAATTACCGTTAAACGCAACGATTGATTTACCGATTCCTTTGATGGGCTTTTTCTTTGATACGACGATGACAATACTAAAATTATTTCAAACCCACTTTTTTGAAAAGTATCCTGACATCAAATTAATCGTACCTCATGCAGGCGCAGTGATGCCGATTTTGACGGATCGCGTAGCAGGGTATTTTCGAAATGTAGAAGGAATTGATGTTTACGATATCAGCAAAAAACTATATTTTGATACTGCTGGCCGTGTTTTACCACGTCAATTACCAGCACTAATGACACTAGCTGATTCAAATCATATCGTTTATGGCAGTGACGCACCATACACGGATAGAAAATCGGTTGAATTGTTACATCAAGAACTCATTCAAACAACTCTAATATCAGAAGAGGAAAAACAAAAAATATTCTATCAAAATGGAAATATGTTACTGAATCGTCCTTTTAAATGA
- a CDS encoding FtsX-like permease family protein: MKKKMLWKDVFKSISKSKGRFFSIFGLMLLGSFALVGLKVTGPDMRATGENYVNKLNSADITVISPLGLDNNDVKTINKAEGTQHIEYGYLKDVVTKGSDEGIRLYSMGEDLSGYHLVKGQLPKKENEIALDNNHNGKYKIGDTYKVTEKADATGTKILKTNAFKIVGFVYSAEILSNINMGQSTAGSGELKGYGVVTPDTFDSQYYMLARMSFKDTANVNPYSDEYTDKIQAHKDSLSELLKDQPEIRLADIQQEYQKQIDDGQKKIDDAKKQLADAKEQLASGELKITDGRKQIQQAQDAISQGETQLASAQEALTTGKTTLAEKWNQLQAAKSQLDAAKSSLDAGAAHLSEGANAIANGKSQLATGQNQITKKESELATAKQEYEAKKSELDTAQTNYNAGKVKYDAAEKEISNSEKQLNEGKAKYETGLKQLSNGINQANAGLAQIEQQLAAIDKALAQPNLPEDQKQQLEAQQQALNQKKAEVQQQVTELTAKQSATQAEYDAFKTNTYDPGMAKVAAAKKELAAQKQALDQAAAKISAGQQQLAKAQAQINNGEQQLAAAKQSIAANQQVLAEKQQQYQAALTQYNNGQASYKQNQATYYAGLAEWTKGVETLDTKSAEYQANKDKLAAAKSELASKETDLSAAKDELAEKQKEFDEKEPDAEKEIKDAEEKLNDAQETLDKLKAPVYSLNSRREIPGSVGYKMYSTISEIVDALANVFPIFLYFVAALVTSTTMARFVDEERINSGTLKALGYSNKDVLKKFTFYGLVSSLLGTIIGIILGHTLLPFIVYNAYHDGFVFQNIEWHFNPWISLVAILLAVISSIVPAWLVAAKELKEKPAQLLLPKPPAAGSKILLERIPFIWNKMSFTHKVTARNIFRYKKRMLMTIFGVAGAVALLFAGFSVQHSIGGISERQFGEIIHYDMIVAENDRLLDKQKIEIADQLQETAVKESLGIHYEAMSKIAGDNKDAQEIKLIVPSEKDQLKNYVTLDNRKTGASLKLPDDGVIISERLAKLLNVETGDTVTLKDANNVSHKMKVNEITEMYMGHFAFTSKAGYEHIFGTDYQTNAYLVNLENNSISNTEKQAAKFMNLAGVEGVVQNTTSINQVHTIVNSLNKIMKVLIVIAALLGIVILYNLTNINVSERIRELSTIKVLGFYDKEVTMYIYRETILLTILGVLAGFGVGEILHQYIITVVPPDDVMFNPALGGGSFLIPALIIAIVTTILGFVVNHRLKNVDMLEALKSVD, encoded by the coding sequence ATGAAGAAGAAAATGCTTTGGAAGGATGTTTTTAAATCCATCTCAAAGTCTAAAGGACGATTCTTTTCGATATTTGGATTGATGTTATTAGGTTCTTTTGCCTTGGTAGGATTGAAAGTAACCGGACCTGACATGCGGGCAACAGGTGAAAACTATGTAAACAAGTTAAATAGTGCTGATATTACCGTGATTAGCCCCCTTGGGTTGGACAATAACGATGTAAAGACCATTAATAAAGCAGAAGGTACGCAACATATTGAGTACGGCTACTTAAAGGACGTCGTCACAAAAGGTAGTGATGAAGGGATTCGCCTTTATTCTATGGGAGAAGACTTGTCAGGATACCATTTGGTGAAAGGGCAATTACCAAAAAAAGAGAATGAAATTGCCTTAGACAATAATCATAACGGAAAATACAAGATTGGTGACACCTATAAAGTAACTGAAAAAGCCGACGCTACTGGAACGAAAATTTTGAAAACCAATGCATTTAAAATTGTCGGTTTCGTCTATTCAGCAGAGATTCTTTCCAATATCAATATGGGTCAGTCTACAGCCGGCAGCGGGGAATTAAAAGGATATGGTGTTGTTACCCCGGATACGTTTGATTCCCAATACTATATGCTTGCTAGAATGAGCTTTAAAGACACCGCTAATGTTAATCCTTATTCAGATGAATATACGGATAAAATCCAAGCCCATAAAGATTCATTAAGTGAGTTGTTAAAAGACCAACCAGAAATTCGGTTAGCGGATATTCAGCAAGAGTATCAGAAACAGATTGATGATGGGCAGAAAAAAATTGATGATGCGAAAAAACAATTAGCTGATGCCAAAGAACAATTGGCCTCTGGTGAGCTGAAAATAACAGACGGTCGAAAACAGATTCAGCAAGCTCAAGATGCTATCAGCCAAGGAGAAACTCAATTAGCTAGTGCCCAAGAAGCTTTGACTACCGGGAAAACAACCTTAGCTGAAAAATGGAACCAACTGCAAGCCGCAAAAAGTCAGTTGGATGCCGCAAAAAGTTCATTAGATGCGGGGGCTGCACATTTGTCTGAAGGTGCAAATGCGATTGCCAATGGAAAAAGCCAACTGGCTACGGGTCAAAATCAGATTACTAAAAAAGAATCTGAGCTAGCAACAGCGAAACAAGAATATGAAGCTAAAAAATCTGAACTTGATACTGCCCAAACCAACTACAATGCGGGTAAGGTGAAGTATGATGCAGCAGAAAAAGAAATTAGCAACAGTGAGAAACAACTAAATGAAGGAAAAGCAAAATACGAGACGGGCTTAAAACAATTATCTAATGGCATCAATCAAGCCAATGCCGGATTGGCTCAAATTGAGCAACAATTGGCAGCAATCGACAAAGCCTTGGCGCAACCCAACTTGCCAGAAGACCAAAAACAACAATTAGAAGCGCAACAACAAGCACTGAATCAGAAAAAAGCAGAAGTTCAGCAGCAAGTGACGGAGTTGACAGCCAAACAAAGCGCTACGCAAGCAGAATATGATGCGTTTAAGACAAACACTTATGATCCGGGTATGGCTAAAGTAGCCGCTGCTAAAAAAGAACTGGCAGCTCAAAAGCAAGCACTGGATCAGGCCGCTGCTAAAATCAGTGCCGGCCAACAACAGCTTGCCAAAGCCCAAGCTCAAATTAATAATGGAGAGCAACAATTAGCAGCAGCTAAACAAAGTATCGCAGCAAACCAACAAGTCTTAGCCGAAAAACAACAACAGTATCAAGCAGCTTTGACTCAGTATAATAATGGTCAAGCAAGCTATAAACAAAATCAAGCAACCTATTATGCTGGCTTAGCCGAATGGACAAAAGGCGTAGAGACGCTAGATACGAAATCAGCGGAATACCAAGCAAATAAAGATAAATTAGCCGCTGCTAAGTCTGAATTGGCAAGCAAGGAGACGGATTTATCAGCCGCAAAAGATGAATTGGCTGAAAAGCAAAAAGAGTTTGATGAAAAAGAACCCGATGCCGAAAAAGAAATCAAAGACGCCGAAGAAAAGCTAAACGACGCTCAAGAAACCTTAGATAAGTTGAAAGCACCGGTTTATAGCTTGAATAGTCGCCGTGAGATTCCCGGGAGTGTCGGCTATAAGATGTATAGCACAATCTCTGAAATTGTGGATGCCTTAGCCAATGTTTTTCCGATTTTCTTGTACTTTGTGGCAGCCTTGGTCACTTCGACTACGATGGCGCGTTTTGTTGACGAAGAACGAATTAATTCAGGAACCTTGAAGGCTTTGGGCTACTCCAATAAAGATGTGTTGAAGAAATTTACTTTTTATGGCTTAGTATCAAGTCTCTTGGGAACGATTATTGGGATTATCCTTGGGCATACGCTATTACCATTCATTGTTTATAACGCCTATCATGATGGGTTTGTTTTCCAAAATATTGAATGGCATTTTAACCCATGGATTTCATTAGTAGCCATTTTGTTAGCGGTCATTAGTTCAATTGTGCCTGCCTGGTTAGTTGCAGCCAAGGAACTAAAGGAAAAACCAGCGCAATTGTTATTACCTAAACCACCAGCAGCTGGCTCTAAAATTCTATTAGAAAGAATTCCTTTCATTTGGAATAAAATGAGTTTCACTCACAAAGTAACTGCTCGAAATATTTTCCGTTACAAAAAGCGGATGTTGATGACAATTTTTGGTGTAGCCGGAGCGGTGGCATTACTATTTGCTGGATTTAGTGTACAACACTCAATTGGTGGGATTAGTGAGCGCCAATTTGGAGAGATTATTCACTATGATATGATCGTCGCTGAAAATGACCGACTACTAGACAAACAAAAAATCGAAATAGCAGATCAATTGCAAGAGACTGCAGTGAAGGAGTCTCTAGGAATCCACTATGAGGCAATGAGTAAAATAGCAGGAGACAACAAAGATGCCCAAGAAATTAAGCTGATTGTTCCCAGTGAGAAGGACCAATTAAAAAATTATGTGACATTGGATAATCGTAAAACGGGCGCCTCTTTGAAACTCCCAGATGATGGTGTGATTATCTCAGAACGATTGGCGAAATTGTTGAATGTAGAAACAGGGGATACAGTCACACTGAAGGACGCGAATAATGTTAGTCACAAGATGAAAGTTAACGAAATTACCGAGATGTATATGGGACACTTTGCCTTTACTAGCAAAGCCGGCTACGAACATATCTTTGGAACAGACTACCAAACGAATGCCTATTTAGTGAATTTAGAAAATAACTCTATTAGCAATACAGAAAAACAAGCAGCAAAATTCATGAATCTTGCGGGTGTTGAGGGGGTCGTTCAAAATACGACTTCGATTAATCAAGTTCACACCATTGTGAATTCTTTAAATAAAATCATGAAGGTTTTAATTGTAATTGCTGCCTTATTGGGGATTGTAATCTTGTATAACTTAACCAATATCAATGTCTCAGAGCGGATTCGTGAATTATCGACAATTAAAGTTCTCGGTTTTTATGACAAAGAAGTGACGATGTATATCTACCGGGAGACGATTCTTTTAACGATACTCGGGGTACTAGCAGGTTTTGGCGTAGGGGAGATACTACATCAATATATCATCACAGTTGTGCCACCAGATGATGTGATGTTCAATCCAGCTTTAGGGGGAGGAAGCTTCTTGATTCCGGCATTGATTATTGCAATAGTGACGACAATCTTGGGATTTGTTGTCAACCATCGCTTGAAGAATGTGGATATGTTAGAAGCGTTGAAGTCAGTCGATTAA
- a CDS encoding ABC transporter ATP-binding protein, translating to MSYIEVKNSWKRYKMGDTIIAANNDVSFEVEKGELAIILGASGAGKSTMLNILGGMDSNDEGQIFIDGKDISNYNAKQLTRYRREDVGFVFQFYNLVPNLTAKENVELASEIVEGAADPVTTLKNVGLANRVNNFPAQLSGGEQQRVSIARAVAKNPKILLCDEPTGALDYETGKQVLQILQDMSRVQGATVIIVTHNTAIAPIADRVIRMRDAKVQSVDLNPNPTAIADIEW from the coding sequence ATGAGTTATATCGAAGTAAAAAACAGTTGGAAACGTTATAAAATGGGTGACACAATCATTGCGGCCAATAACGATGTCAGTTTTGAAGTTGAAAAAGGTGAACTGGCCATTATTTTAGGGGCCTCCGGTGCAGGAAAATCAACGATGTTAAATATTTTAGGCGGTATGGATAGCAATGATGAAGGGCAGATTTTTATTGATGGCAAAGATATTTCAAACTATAATGCCAAACAATTAACCCGTTATCGTCGCGAAGATGTCGGTTTTGTTTTTCAGTTTTATAATCTCGTGCCTAACTTAACTGCTAAGGAAAATGTTGAATTAGCTTCTGAAATTGTAGAAGGGGCAGCAGATCCAGTTACTACGTTAAAGAATGTCGGTTTAGCCAATCGAGTGAATAATTTTCCGGCACAACTTTCTGGTGGGGAACAACAACGAGTTTCCATTGCGCGGGCAGTGGCCAAAAATCCAAAGATTCTATTATGTGACGAACCTACAGGGGCCCTGGACTATGAAACAGGAAAACAAGTTCTTCAAATTTTACAAGACATGAGCCGGGTTCAAGGTGCAACAGTGATTATTGTAACGCACAATACGGCGATTGCCCCAATTGCTGACCGCGTCATTCGAATGCGAGATGCCAAGGTTCAAAGCGTTGATCTGAACCCAAACCCAACGGCAATTGCAGACATAGAATGGTAG
- a CDS encoding TetR/AcrR family transcriptional regulator: protein MKRRHTSTKNDIRETFIHLLNTKGFDNLTVSDISRGADINRGTFYLHYVDKYDLMEKLEMEVIYDLKQIMLLDTATQPKISDQSFDLIPYDRIVKALYYLKEDFNFISALSEKGGDPNFPTLIKEVMKETLLAKIDTFDPLHFSKKGIPEEYAIEILLSSIVAIIMVWIHKGGVESPEEIGRMIDLTKHLSPNELLL, encoded by the coding sequence TTGAAAAGACGCCACACTTCAACAAAAAATGACATTAGAGAAACTTTTATTCATTTATTAAATACAAAAGGGTTTGACAATTTAACAGTCAGTGATATTTCACGAGGAGCTGACATTAATCGTGGAACATTCTATCTCCATTACGTTGATAAATATGATTTAATGGAAAAGTTAGAAATGGAAGTTATCTATGATTTGAAACAAATTATGCTGTTAGATACCGCTACACAACCAAAAATATCTGACCAGTCATTTGATTTAATCCCTTACGATCGCATCGTAAAAGCTTTATATTATTTAAAAGAAGATTTCAATTTTATCTCTGCTCTATCAGAAAAAGGTGGGGATCCTAATTTCCCTACACTTATCAAAGAGGTCATGAAAGAAACACTCTTAGCGAAAATCGATACCTTTGATCCGTTACATTTTTCCAAAAAAGGAATTCCAGAAGAATATGCGATTGAAATTCTATTATCTAGCATTGTCGCAATCATCATGGTTTGGATTCACAAAGGAGGCGTTGAATCTCCCGAAGAAATAGGACGGATGATTGACCTCACCAAACATCTGTCACCAAATGAACTTTTATTGTGA
- a CDS encoding SpaA isopeptide-forming pilin-related protein: MERKIEKLGKMLFVGILLFPIVLSVIFSHSVSAADKPLRLAFKPQPTKVLDQGELVVSTTNPEELELQVTPSTGFSLTQESVHSESVTYHYQANKVGEYVIAAVQSGEKEETEKVTVSITQATVQNSSSHETTGAKASTNPEIKNSQAQDSSVTRDTTADILKNTTESSSSLPIKKANDTGIVRGAVVRPLPTSDEDKLSNLWYYNAYLTGQHSANMADTEGAIAVKGDSVFPDDLQTFTYGASFREINTTIGDPIREDQFVNVLIGGKIDNRATSEWVKPVVENRTTNGKTQGWLVGRLSMNDWIYKNLGEWFSAVAYKTSDNVIDGAFSSLQMQQDQLTEKLDQLTNNLGAKVYQGSGIQLIESARDSRVLILKMDQATDPLEIKTLAIPAAYLQGDRYKQIIVTSSATKIIMNGTSIAGAFQQESGTYRELASKVSFYLPNAQSITNYLEDDGSYPDTSLPGITNNGADNYGKDNGKNYYHSFTIGSIIAPKATVVYHSGSINGYVFVKNLHQRDGMEIHNFYNPWLPEIEQEKQGEVLLQKEDSQNHTVLAGAEFGIRKKGATNFIAVKETNAQGNLTFSDLAYGDYEIIETKAPAGYALSTTIHSVVISEEKPTIHLTLENRKKTVARVKIQVHKVDADTHEALAGAVFGLRGLREHKFFKAETNTKGNAEFENLIPGYYELVELTSPSGYQVDRHPQIIYVGENQKKAVIEVSNKVQEIKKGSIQLTKIDSLTGEPLAGVKFGVREFGQRDFISKETDHNGNVKFTDLNAGAFYTVAELHSLPGYELTPHPLVIHVNEDGQMVNLGKWSNKKTTIKKGSLKILKSDQESGQPLQGAVFGVRALGQKEYMEQKTNSNGEAYFNELAQGIYEVRELQAPSGYNATNLVKKVSVGYDKETNVTVEKWTNHKTPLQLGSGKIIKTDENGVPLAGAEFAIRNEHQRDFNQHTKTNEQGEAYFDNLPFGKYDVIETKAPDGYQADGKLYHLFVSDKETDEQTITIINQKKGSSTGQVALEKRDEDTKEVMSGVVFALEKSDGTLLNTYKTDKNGRIFVKDLAFGRYQFVEKKTLPGYELDSTPLAFVITHENEAQVLFLQMSNKKEPTTESTTESPTESTTEPTIESSTTATDTTKTPISTTTTTSNSSNKNRYPHTGDQPNWYLRISGLGMIVAVAYLFYRKRR, translated from the coding sequence ATGGAAAGGAAAATTGAAAAGTTAGGGAAAATGTTGTTTGTTGGAATATTACTCTTTCCAATTGTTTTATCTGTTATTTTTTCTCATTCTGTATCAGCGGCTGACAAGCCACTAAGGTTAGCATTTAAACCACAGCCTACTAAGGTGCTTGACCAAGGAGAATTAGTGGTTTCGACCACAAACCCAGAAGAATTAGAACTTCAGGTGACACCTAGTACAGGTTTTAGCCTAACCCAAGAAAGTGTACATTCCGAAAGCGTGACGTATCATTATCAAGCCAATAAAGTTGGGGAGTATGTAATCGCCGCTGTGCAATCAGGTGAAAAAGAAGAAACAGAAAAAGTAACCGTCTCGATCACACAAGCTACTGTTCAAAATTCATCATCTCATGAGACAACAGGTGCCAAAGCGTCTACGAACCCAGAAATAAAGAATAGCCAAGCACAAGATTCTAGTGTTACCCGCGATACGACAGCAGATATTTTGAAAAATACAACGGAAAGTTCGAGTAGTCTACCAATTAAAAAGGCCAATGATACCGGCATTGTTAGAGGGGCAGTGGTTCGCCCGCTTCCGACTTCAGATGAAGATAAATTAAGTAATCTTTGGTATTATAATGCCTATTTAACCGGACAACATTCTGCGAATATGGCTGATACGGAAGGTGCCATTGCAGTTAAAGGAGATAGTGTTTTCCCGGACGATTTGCAAACGTTTACTTACGGTGCTTCTTTTCGGGAAATAAATACCACAATTGGTGATCCTATTCGAGAAGATCAATTTGTAAATGTTCTGATCGGAGGAAAAATTGATAATCGTGCCACTAGTGAATGGGTAAAACCAGTCGTGGAAAATCGAACAACCAACGGTAAAACACAGGGCTGGTTGGTTGGTCGATTAAGTATGAATGATTGGATTTACAAAAATTTAGGAGAATGGTTTTCTGCGGTTGCGTATAAAACGAGTGATAATGTGATAGATGGCGCCTTTTCCAGTTTGCAAATGCAACAAGATCAGTTGACAGAAAAGTTGGATCAATTAACAAATAACTTGGGTGCTAAAGTTTATCAAGGTTCTGGAATTCAATTAATTGAATCTGCGCGTGATTCACGCGTCCTAATTTTAAAAATGGATCAGGCAACGGATCCTTTAGAGATTAAAACATTGGCAATTCCAGCAGCGTACTTACAAGGAGATCGCTACAAACAAATTATTGTGACCTCATCGGCTACAAAAATTATTATGAATGGCACAAGTATTGCTGGAGCTTTTCAACAAGAAAGCGGCACTTATCGTGAATTGGCAAGTAAAGTTTCTTTTTACTTACCCAACGCCCAAAGCATTACAAATTATCTTGAAGATGACGGTAGCTATCCGGATACTTCTTTGCCCGGAATAACAAATAATGGTGCAGACAATTATGGAAAAGACAATGGTAAAAACTATTATCATAGTTTTACTATTGGGAGTATCATCGCACCAAAAGCAACAGTGGTATATCATTCTGGAAGTATCAATGGCTATGTCTTTGTAAAGAATCTTCATCAACGTGATGGTATGGAAATTCACAATTTTTATAATCCGTGGTTACCAGAAATAGAGCAAGAAAAACAAGGAGAAGTTCTGTTACAAAAAGAAGATAGTCAAAACCATACTGTTTTAGCTGGAGCCGAGTTTGGTATTCGAAAAAAAGGTGCAACAAATTTTATTGCCGTTAAAGAAACAAATGCGCAAGGGAATCTAACCTTTAGTGATTTGGCGTATGGCGATTATGAAATTATTGAAACAAAAGCACCGGCAGGTTACGCGCTATCAACGACAATCCATTCAGTAGTAATAAGTGAAGAAAAGCCGACCATTCATTTAACGTTAGAAAATCGGAAAAAGACAGTTGCCCGCGTAAAAATTCAAGTTCATAAAGTTGATGCTGATACTCACGAAGCGTTAGCTGGAGCAGTCTTTGGGTTAAGAGGTTTACGGGAGCATAAGTTTTTTAAAGCGGAAACGAACACAAAAGGCAATGCAGAATTTGAAAATCTTATCCCAGGTTACTATGAGTTAGTAGAATTAACTTCACCAAGTGGCTACCAAGTTGATCGGCATCCACAAATTATCTATGTGGGAGAAAATCAAAAAAAAGCTGTGATAGAGGTTTCTAATAAAGTACAAGAAATAAAAAAAGGAAGTATTCAATTAACTAAGATTGATTCTTTAACTGGAGAACCGCTAGCCGGTGTGAAATTTGGTGTGAGAGAATTCGGTCAACGAGATTTTATTAGTAAAGAAACTGATCATAATGGGAACGTCAAATTCACAGATTTAAATGCCGGTGCTTTTTATACAGTTGCAGAATTACACTCTTTACCTGGCTATGAATTGACTCCACACCCGCTAGTGATACACGTAAACGAAGATGGACAAATGGTCAATTTAGGAAAATGGAGCAACAAAAAGACAACCATCAAAAAAGGCAGTCTGAAGATTCTAAAGTCTGATCAAGAAAGTGGGCAACCTTTACAAGGGGCAGTTTTTGGTGTCCGTGCACTTGGTCAAAAAGAGTATATGGAACAAAAAACTAATTCCAATGGGGAAGCATATTTTAACGAATTGGCCCAAGGTATTTATGAAGTCCGAGAATTACAAGCACCATCTGGATATAATGCGACTAATCTAGTCAAAAAAGTCAGCGTTGGCTATGACAAAGAAACTAATGTCACGGTAGAAAAATGGACCAATCATAAAACGCCACTTCAGCTAGGCAGTGGTAAGATTATTAAAACTGACGAAAATGGAGTGCCGTTAGCTGGCGCAGAATTCGCAATTCGCAATGAGCATCAACGTGATTTTAATCAGCACACAAAAACGAATGAACAAGGAGAAGCTTACTTTGATAATCTTCCTTTTGGTAAATATGATGTTATAGAGACAAAAGCTCCTGATGGCTACCAAGCCGATGGAAAACTTTATCATCTTTTTGTTAGCGATAAAGAAACAGATGAACAAACAATAACTATAATAAATCAAAAAAAGGGTAGTAGTACAGGTCAAGTAGCCCTTGAAAAGAGAGATGAGGATACAAAAGAAGTAATGTCCGGAGTGGTCTTCGCGTTAGAAAAGTCAGATGGTACATTACTTAACACATACAAAACAGATAAAAATGGTCGCATTTTCGTCAAAGACCTTGCTTTTGGCCGCTACCAATTTGTGGAGAAAAAAACATTACCAGGCTATGAATTGGATTCCACACCGTTAGCTTTTGTGATTACACATGAAAATGAAGCGCAGGTACTTTTTTTGCAAATGTCAAATAAGAAAGAACCAACAACAGAATCAACAACGGAATCACCAACGGAATCAACAACGGAACCAACAATAGAATCAAGCACAACCGCAACTGATACAACAAAGACACCGATATCTACTACAACAACTACATCAAATTCGTCCAACAAGAATCGTTATCCCCACACTGGCGATCAGCCAAATTGGTATTTACGCATTAGTGGTTTGGGCATGATAGTAGCTGTAGCCTATCTCTTTTATCGTAAAAGAAGATAA